The following coding sequences lie in one Vibrio splendidus genomic window:
- a CDS encoding restriction endonuclease, whose protein sequence is MARKNDGIIWHLMDAPWWLSVVLSACIYFGLSYLLPSLAVGSNNFVFEAIAPNLPLIAPYFTFLFLLPAPIALFKQYQRKRSYLTTNSQIRTHRNTSPLNHLSWMEFESYIGEFFKSQGYAVKQSFSQKSDGGVDIWLTKDSKLSLVQCKHWKSRKVGVQVLREMYGVMIANNASKMIIVTSGDFTSDAVAFSLDKRLWLVNGSELVHMIEDGRRFQNKPSISPQTHRADIEPMICPDCQSKLVMRVAKRGAKSGMSFYGCSTYPKCRYTCDC, encoded by the coding sequence ATGGCACGAAAAAACGATGGAATCATATGGCACTTAATGGACGCTCCATGGTGGCTAAGCGTAGTACTCTCGGCTTGTATTTATTTTGGACTTTCATATCTATTACCTAGCTTGGCCGTTGGTAGCAATAATTTTGTCTTTGAAGCTATTGCTCCAAACTTGCCCCTGATAGCCCCATATTTTACGTTTTTATTTTTGCTCCCCGCACCGATAGCGCTTTTTAAGCAATATCAGAGGAAAAGAAGCTATCTCACGACCAACTCTCAGATTAGAACTCATAGGAATACCTCCCCACTAAATCACTTGAGTTGGATGGAATTTGAGAGTTACATCGGAGAGTTCTTTAAGTCTCAAGGATATGCGGTCAAACAATCTTTCTCTCAAAAATCTGATGGTGGCGTTGATATTTGGTTAACAAAAGATAGTAAATTAAGTCTTGTACAATGTAAGCATTGGAAATCTCGCAAGGTGGGAGTGCAAGTTCTAAGGGAGATGTACGGTGTCATGATCGCAAATAATGCCAGTAAAATGATTATCGTAACTTCAGGGGATTTTACTTCTGATGCTGTGGCTTTTTCTCTAGATAAACGTCTGTGGTTAGTCAACGGTAGCGAACTAGTACATATGATCGAAGATGGGCGCAGGTTCCAAAATAAACCATCAATCTCGCCCCAAACACACAGGGCAGACATCGAACCTATGATTTGTCCTGATTGCCAATCTAAGCTTGTAATGCGTGTTGCTAAGCGAGGAGCTAAATCTGGTATGTCTTTTTATGGTTGCTCTACGTATCCAAAGTGCCGTTATACTTGCGACTGCTAA
- a CDS encoding integrase arm-type DNA-binding domain-containing protein, with amino-acid sequence MPKKTTSLSDKQIKATEIKTKEYILSDGNGLNLRIRPNGTKSWQYRYTNRVTGKVKKLSLGSYPTLKLADARKIAQDHRNQLANGVDPREHIELLKQDTLRRESNTFICVAEQWFKRKKKTISKEHAERIWRTLQIYIFPKFQNVPIESITRRDAIQLLRPLEEAQKLSTIKRICQSLNQIMEYGVDSDVIDANPLTRMIKAFERHDVKHMPTIRPEILQEFLCKLETNNTIQDKTKYLILWQLHTMLRPKEAARTRWSYIDIHKRCLTIPLEEMKSQRVHKVPLTDEMIEILSKIRPLSEGKEFVFPSERNSNTHMSVFTANAAIKRSLGFKGELVAHGLRSIASTALHEQEFDSLHIEACLSHADRNTTRASYNRTDFFEQRKDIMAWWSEFIKSSSS; translated from the coding sequence AGTTTGTCTGACAAACAAATCAAAGCAACCGAGATCAAAACGAAGGAATATATTCTGTCTGACGGAAATGGGCTTAACCTCCGCATTAGACCGAATGGCACCAAATCATGGCAGTATCGATACACCAATCGTGTAACTGGCAAAGTTAAGAAGCTCTCGCTAGGTTCATACCCAACGTTAAAACTTGCTGACGCAAGGAAGATTGCTCAAGATCACCGAAATCAACTTGCCAATGGAGTTGATCCTCGAGAGCACATTGAGCTACTCAAGCAGGATACCCTTCGTAGAGAATCTAATACTTTCATTTGCGTTGCTGAGCAATGGTTCAAAAGAAAGAAAAAAACAATCAGCAAGGAGCATGCTGAACGTATTTGGAGAACTCTACAAATCTATATATTCCCCAAATTTCAAAATGTTCCCATAGAGTCTATTACGCGTAGAGATGCCATTCAGCTCCTACGTCCTCTCGAAGAAGCCCAGAAACTTTCGACGATCAAACGAATCTGTCAGTCACTGAATCAGATTATGGAATATGGAGTTGATAGTGATGTAATCGATGCAAATCCATTGACCAGAATGATCAAGGCGTTCGAACGCCATGATGTAAAGCATATGCCAACAATCCGTCCAGAAATACTTCAAGAGTTCCTATGTAAGCTTGAGACAAACAATACGATACAAGATAAAACCAAATACCTCATACTGTGGCAACTTCATACAATGTTAAGACCTAAAGAAGCGGCCCGAACACGCTGGAGCTACATTGATATTCACAAAAGATGTTTGACGATTCCGCTTGAAGAAATGAAAAGCCAAAGAGTACATAAAGTCCCCCTGACTGATGAGATGATAGAGATACTCAGCAAAATACGCCCGTTAAGTGAAGGTAAAGAGTTTGTCTTCCCTAGTGAGCGAAACTCTAATACCCACATGAGCGTATTCACAGCAAATGCTGCGATAAAACGCAGTCTTGGTTTTAAAGGTGAGCTTGTAGCACATGGGTTAAGGTCAATAGCCTCTACTGCCCTGCACGAGCAGGAGTTTGATTCACTGCATATTGAAGCCTGTTTGTCGCACGCTGATAGAAATACAACTAGGGCAAGCTATAATCGAACCGATTTTTTTGAGCAAAGAAAAGACATTATGGCTTGGTGGAGTGAGTTTATTAAGTCGTCATCTTCATAG